The sequence TGCCGCCCACAAAACTCTCCCTTTTGGAGCGGTTGTTAAGGTGACAAATATTTCAAATGGTGAGTCAACAGAGGTTGTTATAAATGACAGAGGTCCAAGGGGCAGAAAAAAAGAGATCGACCTCTCATATCTTGCCGCTAAAGATATTGGGCTGATCAGGATGGGCATTGCCCACGTAAAACTTGAGGTTGCCTTATTTGATGGTACATATATCAATCTCGCAGCTCTCACCAAAAAACATGTGTTAGCCTTTGTAGATACGAACAGGGAAATCATTGCTGACGATGATATCCTTGATGATACCGTGGCCGCAACTCAAAAACCTGAGCATGAGACCGAAGTGGTTGAAACCGGTAAAATGGCTGTTGACTGACTTCACATCTGTAAGTGTTGTACGCTGTGCTCAAATACTTCAGGGTATATCCGTAAGTGTTTATTTTACAAGTAATATCCGTACAAAGATAAAACAGACATCTATATTATGTTAGCTTTTTTGTATGCTCATACCACGACTTTGTTGGTTTGGGGAATCCACAAAGTGTATATATGTTTTCAGAGATTTTCTGTGCTGTAAAAGGCTTAAGCACTACACTGTGGCACATGTGAGTTCTTATAAGCTCTATTATCTGCTCCTGTGTTACATCACCGGAGTCTATCAGCAATATTTTTACTTTATCATATTTCTTGCGTATCTCAGGCAGCGAGTCTGTTAGAAGCACCTCATTTACCCTGCTTTCTATTATGGCCATACAGCATTCTTGTTGCATAGAAAAGACCTGCATGAGTTGTTCCACATTTTTAACATACCGTATGTCAGCTATCTTTTCAAAACCCTTCAGGGAAAAACTCATCATAGGCATAGTACCTTTATTTACCAATAAGGCTATTGTTTTCATCGTCACTCCTTTTATGTATCAATTTCATTTACATCGTGTCTTTTACCAAACTTATGACGTAAAACCTCCACTATTGCGGGCATAATTGATAAGATAATTATTACAAAGATAACGATTGTGAAATTTCTCTTAACAACAGGGATGTTACCGAAAAAATACCCTCCGGAGATAAACAAGAATATCCACAGTAAACCACCTGAGATATTGAATATGGTGAATTTTGTGAAGTGCATATTACCAACGCCTGCAACAAATGGGGCAAATGTTCTTATTATTGGTACAAATCTGGCGATAACAATAGTTTTAGAGCCGTATTTTTCATAAAAAAGTTGAGTTCTGACCAAATGTTTTTTATTAAAAAAAATAGAATCTTCCCTCTTGAACACTTTAGGACCCAGATACCTGCCAATCCAGTAGTTCGTATTATCCCCTAAAATGGCGGCAAAAAACAGGATAATCCCTAATTTTACAGGATTTAGGCTGCCAAGGGCTGATATAGCGCCGGTTGCAAAAAGCAGAGAGTCGCCGGGTAAAAATGGAGTTACCACAAGGCCTGTCTCACAAAACACGATTGTAAAGAGCACAGCATACGTCCACTGCCCATAGGTAGCAGTCAGCTCCACCAGATGCTTATCCAGATGCATCAGTATTTCCAGGGCTTTAAATAAATATTCCATCAGTACCGTTGTTATGATAACATTAAGTTGTCCGCTTTAGCGATGATTTTTTCATGCTGTACGTAAAATAAACAATCAACCCTATAAACAGCCAGATAATCATTCTGTACCATGTGCCCAAAGGTAATCCTGCCATCAGGTAAAAGCACGAAATTATGCCCCCTACAGGGATAACCGGTCCCCATGGAACACGGAATGTGCGTTTAATGTCCGCACGGGTATATTTAAGTATCAACACGCCGAAGCAGACTATAAGAAAAGCTAAGAGAGTACCAATACTCACAAGTTCACTGACCACCTCCATGGGCAGCAGGGCAGCTGCTAAAGAGGCGGCAGCCCCCACTATTATGGTTGACACGTGCGGCGTTCTGTACTTTGTATGAATGAGTGAAAATACGGAAGGAAGCAGGTTATCGTTTGCCATGCAATAAAAAATGCGGGTTTGCCCAAGGACAAGGACAAGGATAACTGAGGTAAGTCCGGCTATTGCCCCAATCTTAATCAGGGGAGACAGAAACATTAGCCCCATGGCGTCAGTGGCTGTTGCTATGGGGGCGGAGCCTCCCAGCTTTGAATAATGTACAACGCCTGTCATGACAAGGGAGACAGATATGTAGAGGAATGTGCAAATAACAAGACTGCCTAATATGCCCACAGGTAATGTTTTTTGAGGATTTTTAGCCTCTGACGCAGCAGTCGATACGGTGTCAAAGCCGATATATGCAAAAAAACACAGCCCTGCCGCCCTTAATATGCCGCTTAGCCCAAAGGAGCCGAAGGTCCCCGTGTTTTGTGGAATAAACGGATGCCAAAGCTCAGGTTTTATATAAAACACCCCTGTTGCAATAAATACAAGAAGGATTACAACCTTTATTACTACAATAGCGGTATTGGCGCGGGATGAGACCCTTATGCCTACCAGTAAGAGGATGGTTATTGCCAATATTACGGCAATAGCCGGCAAATTAAAGAGATTTCCGGTCAATTGCCAACTTTGCGACACTGTATTATAACTAATGGGAGCAGCGCTTAATTTTTCAGGAAAGTTAATACCCATGTTTTTGAGAAAACTGACAACATACCCTGACCAGCCGATTGCTACGGTAGTTGCCCCGAGAAAGTACTCAAGGATGAGGTCCCAGCCGATAATCCATGCAATAAACTCCCCCATCGAAGCATACGCATACGTATATGCGCTACCGGCAATTGGTATCATTGAGGCCAGCTCGGCATAGCATAAACCGGCAAAACCACAGGCAACAAGAGCCAGTAAAAAAGACAACGATACGGCAGGACCGGCAAACTCGGCGGCAGCATGTCCGGTCAGCACAAAAATCCCCGCACCCACTATTGCTCCCACACCCAGAGAAACAAGGTCAAAGGAGTTTAGCTCTCTTTTAAGCCCTGAACCCTCATTAAATGCCCCTGACAGAAGCGCATCTATATCCTTTTTAAAAAAGAGTTTTGTTAACATGTCAACCTCAACTTATGATAAAACTGTATTCATAAGCAAATCTGCACTTATGATAGCATATTTACAGAAAAAACTATATACCGGTTATGGCTGTTTTATTTTTAGATATGTGTATAACCCGAAAACTTTTTATGTTATAATAGAATATGCAGTTAGCTTCTAAAATTTTTATAAATAAAAGGGGTGAATCCTATGGCGGAAAAACTATTTAAGAGTATTTGCCAGTCAATAAAAGAGCTGCACCAGCAGGAGACTTCCGTACATACAGTACATCAGATATTGTTTTCGTTGAAGGAGGCGTTAGGGGCGCATGCAGCAGCGCTTGTGCAAAAGAACCCTCAGAGCGGTTATCTTGAAATTAAGAGCAGATATAATTTCTCGGCTCATTACACACACTCGTATAAAAGAGCCACAGGGAAGTTGGCACTCAGCAAGATATTTCTTACCGATACGTTTCTGGTTATTAAAAAAACAGATCCTGCAGATATTTATGAAGATGT is a genomic window of Nitrospirae bacterium YQR-1 containing:
- a CDS encoding septal ring lytic transglycosylase RlpA family protein, with the translated sequence MKRAGILLSIVLCIVSMPFISAVSAEAKTFKASWYGKRHYGRKTASGQIFQKNKRTAAHKTLPFGAVVKVTNISNGESTEVVINDRGPRGRKKEIDLSYLAAKDIGLIRMGIAHVKLEVALFDGTYINLAALTKKHVLAFVDTNREIIADDDILDDTVAATQKPEHETEVVETGKMAVD
- a CDS encoding DedA family protein: MEYLFKALEILMHLDKHLVELTATYGQWTYAVLFTIVFCETGLVVTPFLPGDSLLFATGAISALGSLNPVKLGIILFFAAILGDNTNYWIGRYLGPKVFKREDSIFFNKKHLVRTQLFYEKYGSKTIVIARFVPIIRTFAPFVAGVGNMHFTKFTIFNISGGLLWIFLFISGGYFFGNIPVVKRNFTIVIFVIIILSIMPAIVEVLRHKFGKRHDVNEIDT
- a CDS encoding amino acid permease, yielding MLTKLFFKKDIDALLSGAFNEGSGLKRELNSFDLVSLGVGAIVGAGIFVLTGHAAAEFAGPAVSLSFLLALVACGFAGLCYAELASMIPIAGSAYTYAYASMGEFIAWIIGWDLILEYFLGATTVAIGWSGYVVSFLKNMGINFPEKLSAAPISYNTVSQSWQLTGNLFNLPAIAVILAITILLLVGIRVSSRANTAIVVIKVVILLVFIATGVFYIKPELWHPFIPQNTGTFGSFGLSGILRAAGLCFFAYIGFDTVSTAASEAKNPQKTLPVGILGSLVICTFLYISVSLVMTGVVHYSKLGGSAPIATATDAMGLMFLSPLIKIGAIAGLTSVILVLVLGQTRIFYCMANDNLLPSVFSLIHTKYRTPHVSTIIVGAAASLAAALLPMEVVSELVSIGTLLAFLIVCFGVLILKYTRADIKRTFRVPWGPVIPVGGIISCFYLMAGLPLGTWYRMIIWLFIGLIVYFTYSMKKSSLKRTT